CTGCAGAAAAATCAAGCAGGCCAAAGCCGATTTAGGTTTTGCCTGCGATCCAGATGCGGATAGATTGGCTGTGGTCTCAGACAAAGGTATTCCCTTAGGTGAGGAGTATACCTTAGCTTTATGCGTCGACTTTGTTCTGAGCAAAAGGCTTTCAGACGTAGGTATAAACGTCTCCACTTCAAAGGTCATCGAGGATGTCGCCAGAAAATACGGAGTCAAGGTTTTTCGTAGTAAAGTGGGCGAGGTATACGTAGTCTCACTTTTGAAAAAGATAAAAGGAATCATCGGCGGCGAGGGAAACGGAGGGGTAATTCTGCCTGAAAACCATTATGGCAGAGATGCGCAGTCCGGTATGGCTTTGATCCTGCAGTATTTGGCTGAATCAGACAAGAAGATAAGCCAGTTAAAAGAGAGTCTGCCCCAATATTATATTCAAAAGGATAAGATGAAGCTTTCAGGTGATTCCGATGCAAAGATGAGAAAATATTTGAGAAAATTCAGGCAGGCGAAAATAAATAATCTGGACGGAGTGAAAGTTGAGTTTGAAAATTCCTGGATTAATATACGTAAATCAAATACCGAGCCGATCATAAGGGTGATGGCTGAAGCCAAAAGTCAAAAAGAAGCAGAAAAATTGGTTTTGGAGGCTAAGAGGGAGTTGAACTGAAAATAGACTCGCATCAGTCATTGCGAGTACCCGTAGGGGGCGAAGCAATCTGTACACTCTGTAGGGATTGCTTCGTCGGTCAAATGACCTCCTCGCAACGACACCAAAAAATCGGTATCTCAGCCTTGCCCTCAAGGCGCTGGTGAACTCAATCCTTTTTCTTTTGACAATCTCTATGGAGTTTAGTATTATCCTGACAGGAACTGGCTTTTAGCATGATAAACGGAAGGAGGAGCTATGTGCGGTATCGTTGGATATGTAGGTGATAAACCAGCAGTGCCAATCCTTTTAGAGGGGTTAAAAAGGTTAGAGTACCGCGGGTACGATTCTGCCGGCATAGCAATCTTAGAGGATCAAGGCATAATCTTAGAGAAGTGTGCGGGAAAAGTCTCCGCCTTGGAGAATCTATTAAAAGGAAGAAATTTCCAGAGCACCTTCGGCATAGCTCATACCCGCTGGGCAACTCACGGAGAGCCTACAGACCTAAATGCTCATCCACACATGGATTGCAAGAAAAAGATCGCGGTAGTTCATAATGGCATCATAGAGAACTACAGAAGTTTAAGAGAGGTCCTATCCAACAAAGGACATATATTCACTTCAGACACAGATACAGAGGTTTTGGCTCATCTGATAGAAGAATATTACGAGGGGGATCTGGTTGAAGCTGTCAGAACTGCTTTATCCCAGGTTGAGGGAACTTACGGGATAGCAGTTGTTAGCAAGGATAATCCTGAGGAGATCGTAGCAGCCAGGCATGGCAGCCCTCTGGTCATCGGCAGAGGACAGGGTGAGAATTTAGTAGCCTCTGACTGCTCAGCCATTATCCGGCATACCAATCAGGTAGTTTATCTGGAGGATCACGAGATTGCATCTGTAACCCGGGAAGGATTTTCTATTTCCACCATTGATAAAGTCGAAGTAACCCCTCATGTGCAGGAGATCTCCTGGACTTTAGACCAGATTGAAAAAGGAGGATTCCCTCATTTTATGTTAAAGGAGATACATGAACAGCCTCTTACTTTGCAGAATGCTATGCGAGGCAGGTTAAATTATGAAGAGGGTATCTCCCGTCTGAACGGTCTGAACCTTCAATATGAAGAGCTTCACCATATAAACAGAATCATCCTGACTGCCTGCGGCACCTCCTGGCATGCTGCTCTGATTGGCGAATACCTGATAGAGGATTTTGCCTCCATACCGGTGGAGGTAGAGTATGCCTCGGAGTTCAGGTATAGGAGCCCGATTATTCAGGATGGAACTGTTGTTTTCGTGATAAGCCAGTCCGGCGAAACTGCAGATACTTTAGCGGCTATGAAGGAGGCAATCAGGAAAGGGGCAACTGTTTTGGGAATTTGCAACGTGGTAGGCTCAACCATTGCCCGGGAAACTGATGGAGGAGTCTATATCCACGCTGGACCTGAGATAGGAGTTGCCTCTACCAAGGCTTTTACCTCCCAGATCATGGTTTTGACTTTGATCTCCCTGCTTTTGGGCAGGATGAGGAACCTTTCTTTAGAAAAAGGAAGAGCGGTA
The sequence above is a segment of the Candidatus Zixiibacteriota bacterium genome. Coding sequences within it:
- the glmS gene encoding glutamine--fructose-6-phosphate transaminase (isomerizing) — protein: MCGIVGYVGDKPAVPILLEGLKRLEYRGYDSAGIAILEDQGIILEKCAGKVSALENLLKGRNFQSTFGIAHTRWATHGEPTDLNAHPHMDCKKKIAVVHNGIIENYRSLREVLSNKGHIFTSDTDTEVLAHLIEEYYEGDLVEAVRTALSQVEGTYGIAVVSKDNPEEIVAARHGSPLVIGRGQGENLVASDCSAIIRHTNQVVYLEDHEIASVTREGFSISTIDKVEVTPHVQEISWTLDQIEKGGFPHFMLKEIHEQPLTLQNAMRGRLNYEEGISRLNGLNLQYEELHHINRIILTACGTSWHAALIGEYLIEDFASIPVEVEYASEFRYRSPIIQDGTVVFVISQSGETADTLAAMKEAIRKGATVLGICNVVGSTIARETDGGVYIHAGPEIGVASTKAFTSQIMVLTLISLLLGRMRNLSLEKGRAVIDALKKIPEQVESLLKNDSYIKEIAREYYKKNNFLYLGRGINYPVALEGALKLKEISYIHAEGYPAAEMKHGPIALIDENMPVVVIAIKDNVYEKVLSNIEEVKARNGRVIAIATEGDEEIARLVNHVIYIPRTLEQLSPLLNIIPLQLLAYHIAVLRDCNVDQPRNLAKSVTVE